One part of the Melitaea cinxia chromosome 8, ilMelCinx1.1, whole genome shotgun sequence genome encodes these proteins:
- the LOC123655506 gene encoding aldehyde dehydrogenase X, mitochondrial-like, giving the protein MVKVEIKYTKLFINNEWVDAVSKKTFPTINPQDESVITKVAEGDKADIDIAVAAAVKAFHRYSEWRKLDASQRGRLLLKLADLIERDVQYLGQLETLDNGKPVAQATGEASWCAQILRYYAGKADKILGNTIPADGEVLSMTLKEPVGVCGQILPWNYPIPMFIWKIAPALAAGCTLVIKPAEQTPLTALALAALVKEAGFPPGVVNVIPGYGPTAGAALTNHPQVDKMAFTGSTEVGRIIMRNAPSVNLKRVTLELGGKSPLVIFNDADVEKAAQLAHRAAFANAGQCCVAATRTYVQSGIYDAFVAKAAEIAKKRTVGNPYTDVQQGPQIDDEMFTKVMGYIKAGKEQGARCVAGGDRIGKVGYFIQPTVFADVKDDMKIAREEIFGPVQSIFKFETFDEVVDRANDSNYGLGAGVVTNDITTALSFVKHVRAGTVWVNTYEHVTAQTPFGGFRESGIGREMGEEGILQYLENKTVTIDLPKQPKF; this is encoded by the exons GCTGACATAGACATCGCTGTAGCCGCTGCCGTAAAAGCATTTCACCGATACTCGGAATGGAGGAAGCTTGATGCTTCACAACGAGGCAGACTTCTACTTAAGTTAGCAGATCTCATAGAAAGAGACGTTCAGTACTTGGGACAACTAGAAACTTTAGACAATGGTAAGCCAGTGGCACAAGCTACTGGCGAAGCTAGTTGGTGTGCTCAAATTCTTAGATATTATGCCGGAAAGGCTGACAAAATTTTGGGTAACACTATACCTGCAG ATGGCGAAGTACTATCTATGACTTTAAAGGAACCTGTTGGTGTTTGCGGTCAAATTCTACCATGGAACTACCCAATCCCTATGTTCATCTGGAAAATCGCACCAGCCTTGGCAGCTg GATGCACTCTTGTCATCAAGCCCGCTGAACAAACTCCACTCACAGCGCTTGCTCTAGCTGCATTGGTGAAGGAGGCTGGTTTCCCACCTGGTGTGGTGAACGTCATCCCCGGATACGGACCCACCGCTGGTGCGGCCCTCACTAACCACCCCCAAGTAGACAAGATGGCTTTCACAGGATCCACAGAG gTTGGACGTATTATCATGAGAAATGCTCCTTCAGTAAATTTGAAACGCGTCACATTGGAGCTGGGAGGAAAGAGTCCTCTGGTTATTTTCAACGATGCTGATG TGGAGAAAGCAGCACAACTTGCTCATCGTGCTGCTTTCGCTAATGCTGGTCAGTGCTGTGTTGCTGCAACTAGAACCTATGTCCAGTCTGGTATCTACGACGCTTTCGTTGCTAAGGCAGCGGAAATCGCTAAAAAACGTACTGTCGGCAATCCCTACACAGACGTTCAACAGGGACCTCAG ATTGACGACGAAATGTTCACAAAAGTCATGGGTTACATCAAAGCAGGCAAAGAGCAAGGTGCCCGTTGCGTCGCTGGTGGCGACCGAATTGGAAAAGTTGGGTACTTCATTCAACCTACCGTATTTGCTGACGTCAAAGACGATATGAAAATTGCCAGAGAAGAG ATTTTCGGTCCGGTCCAGAGCATCTTCAAGTTTGAAACATTCGACGAAGTAGTCGACCGTGCTAACGACTCAAACTACGGTCTTGGAGCCGGTGTCGTCACTAACGATATCACCACCGCCTTGTCATTTGTCAAACATGTCCGCGCAGGAACTGTTTG GGTGAACACATACGAGCATGTCACAGCCCAAACACCATTCGGCGGATTCAGGGAGTCTGGCATTGGCCGTGAAAT ggGCGAAGAAGGTATTCTACAATATTTGGAAAACAAAACTGTCACTATTGACCTACCAAAGCAacctaaattttaa